The following are encoded together in the Thunnus maccoyii chromosome 18, fThuMac1.1, whole genome shotgun sequence genome:
- the zgc:195001 gene encoding tripartite motif-containing protein 16 isoform X2 translates to MPVPKKAGRKNNGAAEEKRPPYEPNIPEPTTRADFMKYWFPLSMDDKTAQKLLWISEAGAKVARTSDAVCPYPTRPERYEHSPQVLCKENLLGSRGYWEVDYDGWVVIGVVGESSPRKGHEGPCGLGENSGSWGVGWSGSCYQVWHNGENVDVQLPMTSCMGVYVDQPAGIIKFLLVEGEGEKEVRLIHKFKVNIQEKIFPGFWVGTNSHCLIRKKDQ, encoded by the exons ATGCCCGTCCCCAAGAAAGCAG gaagaaaaaacaacgGTGCTGCAGAAG AAAAGCGACCTCCATATGAGCCAAATATCCCTGAACCAACCACCAGGGCAGACTTCATGAAAT ATTGGTTCCCACTCTCCATGGATGATAAAACTGCACAGAAACTGTTGTGGATTTCAGAGGCCGGCGCCAAGGTGGCTCGTACCTCAGATGCGGTCTGTCCGTATCCCACCAGACCTGAGAGATACGAACACTCACCGCAG GTCCTGTGTAAAGAGAACCTGCTGGGCTCTCGAGGATACTGGGAGGTGGACTACGACGGCTGGGTGGTGATCGGGGTGGTCGGTGAGAGCTCACCCAGGAAGGGCCACGAAGGGCCCTGCGGCCTCGGGGAGAACAGCGGCTCCTGGGGCGTCGGCTGGTCAGGCTCCTGCTACCAAGTCTGGCACAACGGCGAGAACGTGGACGTGCAGCTCCCCATGACCTCCTGCATGGGCGTCTACGTCGACCAACCCGCCGGCATCATCAAGTTCCTCTTGGTGGAGGGAGAAGGCGAGAAAGAGGTGCGGCTCATTCACAAGTTCAAAGTCAACATCCAGGAGAAGATTTTCCCCGGGTTTTGGGTTGGCACAAATTCGCACTGTCTTATTCGGAAAAAGGATCAGTGA
- the zgc:195001 gene encoding tripartite motif-containing protein 16 isoform X1, which yields MTHHLFSFTGRKNNGAAEEKRPPYEPNIPEPTTRADFMKYWFPLSMDDKTAQKLLWISEAGAKVARTSDAVCPYPTRPERYEHSPQVLCKENLLGSRGYWEVDYDGWVVIGVVGESSPRKGHEGPCGLGENSGSWGVGWSGSCYQVWHNGENVDVQLPMTSCMGVYVDQPAGIIKFLLVEGEGEKEVRLIHKFKVNIQEKIFPGFWVGTNSHCLIRKKDQ from the exons ATGACacatcatcttttttcttttacaggaagaaaaaacaacgGTGCTGCAGAAG AAAAGCGACCTCCATATGAGCCAAATATCCCTGAACCAACCACCAGGGCAGACTTCATGAAAT ATTGGTTCCCACTCTCCATGGATGATAAAACTGCACAGAAACTGTTGTGGATTTCAGAGGCCGGCGCCAAGGTGGCTCGTACCTCAGATGCGGTCTGTCCGTATCCCACCAGACCTGAGAGATACGAACACTCACCGCAG GTCCTGTGTAAAGAGAACCTGCTGGGCTCTCGAGGATACTGGGAGGTGGACTACGACGGCTGGGTGGTGATCGGGGTGGTCGGTGAGAGCTCACCCAGGAAGGGCCACGAAGGGCCCTGCGGCCTCGGGGAGAACAGCGGCTCCTGGGGCGTCGGCTGGTCAGGCTCCTGCTACCAAGTCTGGCACAACGGCGAGAACGTGGACGTGCAGCTCCCCATGACCTCCTGCATGGGCGTCTACGTCGACCAACCCGCCGGCATCATCAAGTTCCTCTTGGTGGAGGGAGAAGGCGAGAAAGAGGTGCGGCTCATTCACAAGTTCAAAGTCAACATCCAGGAGAAGATTTTCCCCGGGTTTTGGGTTGGCACAAATTCGCACTGTCTTATTCGGAAAAAGGATCAGTGA